The genomic window GATGTGACCATTTTCAccactatattttattttaagacagACCTACGGCTTGATAAACACACGAGATCTCTCCccacaaaataaaattgtttaaaaaatattgaacgAAAATACTTatgcataataaaacaagcatcaTTTCTACAATAATGTAggacaaatgcataaattatatatttgctTATTGACACAccattttaagaaatataaagGTATGTTGCTGTATCAATGTTGATATGCAGCACATCTGCCCTCATTCATTATGCATCATAGCGTATCGCCTTCTCATTATTGACTATCTAAAGGAGTGCTGTGTTCACTAAAGGAGTTGATGATGTAAACCAGAAAATCAGCCGGAAACACTGACTTAGTAACTAAAgctttataaattaattatctctGAGCCTGGACATTTATAGCATCAGTTGGCACTTTTGAGCAGCCTATCATTAGCATGCACTATATCGGTATACAATAAGTAGAAAATGTACAGGAATAGGTAAGAATAAAAAGAAGATAATAcattaattaatatattttataccttATACCATTCTCAGGGTGCTTATTAATAGCAAATATTTGCTATTAAATAATGATATGGCTTCGGTATTAAGATGACCAAAGATTATTTCATGTTCTGAAATTGAGATCTGATTCTGGTTTAAAGCTCAAATGAAATCTCAAGAACTGAAACTGTGCGCTTGCTGCGATCGTTTATATTTAGGTAAACAATCACCGAGAGTGCCTTACGTCATACACCGCTCTTCCTGTCAGGTTTGTTTATGACCCACATCTTAATGCAGGCACGCGCACGAACCACTGCACAAGGATtactgataaaaataaaatcgtGAAATCATCTCTATGTACAAGTATCCTCTTCAGCTGAACGTTAAATCTCCCACACTCTTTGTAATCGTAGTAGCTAACTGTTTCTTCCAACAAAACATTGCCCTTCCCCCCACTAACAGCTCCATTCACATTTGCCCAGACACCGCAATGGATTTGCACAATAGAGTCATGTGACACGACTGTGGCAGACAAACCATTACATCAGTCGAGGAAGTCgatgaaaaaaattaaaggggaagtattttttttcttttgacggTAAAACGAATTGAACCATGTTATGCGGAAACGGTAGTAATaccaaaacaaaaatactaatACATGATTTAAACATGTAGTatttagaaatataaaatatgaaataacacCATAGACTTGTTAAACGACATTTAACTTGTTTGAGTTTATTTTCTATGTAAATTGTACACAAATCcgttttcaaactaaaactgCGCTTTAAATATAGATTGTTTATGTTATAAATCATCCAACACGGGGCATggatctttaaaatattttccatTTTAGCTTATAAACAATTCTTTCCCTTTAAACAATTCTCCCACGTTAGTATTTAAATATGACTCATCGCCATGACGCTTGCTGATTGGTCCTCACGGGTTTGGCGGGGTGTGATTCACAACGGTTGCAGAAATCAACGAGCGATGTGATTGGCTAGTGTAGTCGCTGACGCTGAACTATAAATTCAAGTTAAAAATAGAAACGGTCTCATTCCTCCCTAGACTATTGTCGGGTGCAGAAGGGTATGTGTAAGGTTGTAAAATCTCGTACTCTCACCCAATAACGCCGATTTTTAATTCTTGTAAGGATAATGAGGAATTCGTATTTATCGAACGTCTCTAATTTTTAAAACCACAACATCAAAGTACAGGACGAATTTTATCTACATGACTCGTCTACAGATTAATTGATTTAGAGCTCGGACGTTATTGACGAATGTGTCGTCGCACTCTTGGCCATTTTACAGTAACATTTCTGGAAGAATCCTGAGAAGAAATCAACCCAGATCGGACCGAAACGCCGGGTGAACTTTGTACGTTACTCCCAAAAAGCGATCTTTACTGGATCGACACCAGCCATGGAATTCAAAGTGGAAGCCCATCGGATTATGAGTATTTCCTTGGGGAAAATCTACAACTCTCGCGTTCAGCGAGGCGGCATCAAACTGCACAAAAACCTCCTGGTTTCGCTGGTCCTCCGCAGCGCGCGCCAGGTTTATCTGAGCGACTTCTACAGCGGCGCGTGTCTGAACGCGCAGAGCGAGCGCGAGGGAAAGGAATGGGACCTTATTGATTCCGAGCGGGAGAAATTCCCGCCCGCCACGGAGGAATGTAACCAGACGGAGGAAACCAGACAAAACGACCAGCCTCCGATAAACGAGACGGTTGAGAAAGCCGACGACGAGGAGGTTAAACCAGACGCAGAGCACTGTACTCCCACTCCAGAAGAGCAAAGCCAAAATTCATCCTCGGACCTGGCTGATAGAGTTTCATCAGAATCATCGGTGCCTGATGCTATCAAGCAAAACCAGGAGAGTCCCACGGACAGTACGAACGCGACGCTCGGGGAATCACGCCAACCGCAAAAAACGCACGTTTGTACAACCAGGAAAAGAGGCGCGGAAGAGTCGGAGCGCGACGACGCGCCTCAGAAACGGACCAAAGTTAACGTTACTTCCTCAAACGCGAGCGACGACGAGGAAAGCGAGGAAATGGACACGGGCAACGTGTCTAACCTCATAACGATCTTTGGCTCCAGTTTTTCAGGACTTCTCAGCAAAGATGGCGCTAAACCCGAGGCTGAGGCGCAGGATAGTGACTCTGGGTCGGGACAAATCTGTTGCGACCAAATGCTTAAAAACTTAAACCCGTGGAGTACAGCAATAGTGGCTTTCTGACTGTAAAAAAGCCACGTGTGGCGAACTGTACTGTAGGTTCTCATCCGGGTTGCCCTCGATGCATTTGTAACACGTGGTGAGGCGTGGGACTTCCCGGCCAGCCCAGCACACTTCAGTGGTACTACAAGCTCAGTTTGGCTTGTGAAGATGTCTGGGCATGAATACTGGTGCTACATAATGGGATTACAGCTTCTGACATCACCGCATAGGAATTTAAGTGTTAAACTCTCATTCAAGACTCGGTTTAATAAACCATGCAATGGAATGGTGGTATTGCAACAAACGCAAACGTGTTATGGACTCGATTCACAGCAAACTTTGAGACGTATGCCACAGTTTTAACGTCTTTGTTTTATAAAGACCTGTACATTTTGTAATATTGAGTGTGTGTACATATTGTTGCCCATGTTGCGTTGAATCTATGTATTTTGGTATTTACCATCATGACAATTTACGTGGTGCTCACGTATTAAAACATTGTGAAATTACACCGGTTCTAtctctccttttgtgttcacgAGTGGAAAAAGTTTGTCTCTAAAGAAAGGTCTAAATACGCACGACATCATTCACCTTAACCCAAATTATGTCGTCCTTGTGTAAAAGTGGTAATGCTGTTAAAATTTGAAGGACATATCTCTTAAAGGCCTGATAACCCATACAATTTGGTGCATTTAATGTAGCAAAGTTGATTCAGTCAGcttaaatgtatacatgtgtacctatttttttatttacctagCACGACCTGGGTGTgatatcttaaaaaaaaacataaaaccatCCAGTAATCATGAATTTATTGGACAAGTTGTGGATAATACGCTAGTAGTTTCATTGTACGTAATCATACTCATCATGAATGACTGGAGAGGTCATGCAAGTTCCTTTATCATATAAAGACGACTGTAACTAATATTCACAACACACCTTTCAAACAGCTCAGAATTCTTCCACACAACTATTAAGTAACTATTCAGCCAGTCGAAAGTGATCAACAAGTTCGATAAGAACAAGAATTCTCAGGTCGATCAGCTGTTGCTGAAACGCTTTATGGCCATTTTTACTGCATGCTGTAAAGAGAGCTATTGTGTCCCTGAAGCATGCATGGCATGCAGGGTTTAGTTACAGTGCAGTCTCCCCTCTCAGAGCTTTTCTCTGCTCCCGGACATTCAGCATGACATGACTTTTCTTACAAGTGAAGCCAGTCATAATACAGACATTGACTTCCGAACCTTTCTCATGCACAGagtattcattattttttaatagttgAGCAATTCATAGTGCAGAGTAATGAAAATCGTGATCTTAGCCACCAGAAGGTTTCGTTTTGTGTGGTTGTGAAATGCATTGAAAATGTTATGACAGACAGCTTAAAAATGTGGAAATCGTCAATGAAAGTATTAACATGACCTAATAAAGCTCACACATTAGGTTGTTACATCAGCGAAAACGTGAAAAATCAAGGAATCTAATTTgtaaaatcttaaaatcaaaTAGTATATACAGCTGGGGGGGAaatttcaaagaccattttaagtttttcagaatttactatttataggtatgttttAGGTCAAATGTTAATTTGcgtttcattctgtaaaatactaacaatatttctcccaaatgttatataaaaatattgtttctttttgcatttatttgcaaaggtaaaaaactgaaaagatgctctgtattttttcagacctcaaatactgcaaagaaaacaagttcatgtttacttttaagcaatacaacagtaatatttgtacatgtttttaggaaaagttcaaaaatctgttatttttttatgtgataacctagattttatcacagtttttatgtgtcttgtcatgctgtcagtctttcagaTTGCtgctggatgactttatgtcactcctgaggttagATTTTGtggaaattcaacaaacactgaactggaatggccacaatacatctagaaatgctgatttgaaatgaaaatttcaaatggtctcttcatttttccaGCTCTGAAATATGTCAGAGAAATGTCATTTATCAGAAACTGTGAGAAAGTAAGGGTCAAATCAGGTAGATCAACCTTCTTAATAGCTTCTTAAGGAATCAACAACACATTCACTCAGTATATACgtaaataaaagtaatttttatCCCAAAGCTGAAGATAGCTTCAGCAGGACCATCTCCGTAGCCGGCCCGGCCACATTCTTTCGCACAAACATGGACAGCTATTGATAGACTCATTCCCCCCGAGGAACACCAGAAGGCATAACTAAAGCTGCTCTCTCACCGCACTCGTATGAGAAATGTGGGTCACTGAAATCCCGGCTTTGGCTGGTCAGCTGACCGCATCAGAGCCGTGGAGGATACAGATGACGCGGCCTTGATTCCACATTGGGACTTGATCAAATTTACAGTTCCTAAAAACAGACAGAGAGGGAATATCATCATCAGCattgtgttttaaaacattagCATTGTCTGAAAGCATGCTGAAATacctgaacatgtttttttatataatgcaTGACAAATCTGCATGTGATGTAACCGCTATACTGCGATTGTGGCTTGGACGCAGTTAAACACATACAGCTGTCCTCTCCTGACTGGCCTCTCTCTGCATTCCTGTGTCCTGGAAGGAAGGGGGTGGGAGGTGGGGGGAATAGCAAAGTTGTGAAAACGTTTCCTGCGGTAGACGAACATTTCTGGGGGCCCTATATGGTTTCCGCACTATAGATACAACTCCCAAATAAGTCCATAGGGGTTGGTTCAAACTCTAACCACAGGTAGGAGCAATCGAAAACAATGATGACCTTAAAGTCAACAGCATGTGAGATACAAATAAGAGgtcaatgttttagttctctACGTGATTTATTGGGTTTTAAGAGCCGTGCGGTGTCTTCGTGTAACGTGGTCAGTCCAACCCCTTTACCAAAGAGCGGGCGGAGAGATGCCTGAACAAAACACCAGTCTGGATACAAGTAGAGACAAGACCTACCATGGCAGTCCTTTTGTTCTCCACAAACAGAAAGTCACGaaatctttctctctcctttaacAAGACGGATATGGCTGACACATCAAATGTGACCTATGATTCGTCAATGATCTAGTTAATCTCCACAACGTATGGAACCTCTGCTAAGGCTTTGAACAGTATAGGTTTACTCGCCCGCCTAGTATTTAGGGTAAACACCAAAAGTCGTCATAGGATTCATAAAGAAAGCGTACACTCAATGT from Triplophysa rosa linkage group LG25, Trosa_1v2, whole genome shotgun sequence includes these protein-coding regions:
- the ier5 gene encoding immediate early response gene 5 protein; protein product: MEFKVEAHRIMSISLGKIYNSRVQRGGIKLHKNLLVSLVLRSARQVYLSDFYSGACLNAQSEREGKEWDLIDSEREKFPPATEECNQTEETRQNDQPPINETVEKADDEEVKPDAEHCTPTPEEQSQNSSSDLADRVSSESSVPDAIKQNQESPTDSTNATLGESRQPQKTHVCTTRKRGAEESERDDAPQKRTKVNVTSSNASDDEESEEMDTGNVSNLITIFGSSFSGLLSKDGAKPEAEAQDSDSGSGQICCDQMLKNLNPWSTAIVAF